One part of the Salvelinus fontinalis isolate EN_2023a chromosome 4, ASM2944872v1, whole genome shotgun sequence genome encodes these proteins:
- the rnf215 gene encoding RING finger protein 215 isoform X1 — MSASCCYFTVVFLVSAPSFLSCLLVTGAQVALVEVLLIERPDVSTVLQGEVLEANWESSSVPEKHNQQQEHDLEGDLILVQDEEPQVSRGKGGGVQAKDQEPWIGVVPVKVEESKASTAGNSQESFAAAVVNKMKRALVLGASALIILALNQNTIREMDLSQVLSKPVIVIQTSENVTKLIGALLRGLHATVKITYKTILQDNLGATLTLWSTCGLSRGGLYGEWQGVICTGETNSQVQKYLHQLWNTVLLVALILCTGVIVQARWQYQDNQLNDDLELPKQDILKRLSSLKTRMYRQPKPWCDPAQLETDNCAVCLEQFNNNQCLRVLPCLHEFHRDCVDPWLLLQHTCPLCKRSILSNLCRDS, encoded by the exons ATGTCTGCAAGCTGCTGCTATTTTACCGTGGTGTTTCTGGTCTCGGCTCCTTCGTTCTTGTCGTGTCTGCTAGTTACGGGCGCTCAGGTCGCCTTGGTCGAGGTTCTGCTGATAGAACGTCCAGATGTCAGCACCGTTCTACAAGGCGAGGTGCTCGAAGCGAACTGGGAAAGCAGCAGCGTACCCGAAAAACACAATCAACAACAAGAGCATGATCTCGAAGGGGACCTCATATTA GTGCAGGATGAGGAGCCGCAGGTGAGCCGGGGCAAAGGTGGGGGTGTCCAAGCCAAAGACCAGGAGCCATGGATAGGTGTGGTGCCtgtcaaagtggaggagagcAAAGCTTCCACTGCTGGGAACAGCCAGGAATCCTTTGCTGCTGCCGTTGTCAATAAA ATGAAACGAGCCTTGGTCCTGGGGGCTTCTGCACTCATCATCCTAGCCCTCAATCAGAACACTATCAGAGAG ATGGATCTGTCCCAAGTCCTCTCTAAGCCAGTCATTGTCATCCAGACATCAGAAAATGTTACCAAGCTTATCGGAGCACTCCTCAG GGGCCTTCATGCTACTGTGAAAATCACATACAAGACTATTCTACAGGACAACTTG GGGGCCACCCTGACGTTGTGGTCCACGTGCGGTCTCTCCAGAGGCGGTCTGTATGGAGAGTGGCAGGGGGTCATCTGCACCGGAGAGACCAACTCGCAGGTCCAG AAATACCTGCATCAGCTGTGGAACACGGTCCTACTGGTGGCTCTGATCCTATGTACAGGGGTCATAGTTCAGGCTCGATGGCAGTACCAGGACAACCAACTCAATGACGACCTGGAG TTACCAAAACAGGACATCCTGAAGAGACTGTCTTCCCTGAAGACCAGGATGTACCGGCAGCCCAAACCGTGGTGTGACCCAGCGCAGCTAGAGACAGACAActgtgctgtctgtctggaacAGTTCAACAACAACCAG TGTCTTCGCGTGCTGCCCTGCCTCCATGAGTTCCACAGGGACTGTGTGGATCCGTGGTTGCTCCTGCAGCACACCTGTCCTCTGTGTAAACGCAGCATACTTA GTAACCTCTGTAGAGACAGCTAA
- the ascc2 gene encoding activating signal cointegrator 1 complex subunit 2, with amino-acid sequence MACAMIPLDEQQVTEATGPLGKERTLPALHPDRKEERCFVTYKPPPEDSSPAQVEEYLEHGKFITEDLDWLLALRHDKFWCQVVFDESLQKCLDSYLRHSPRGLDPSSLPSSPAVADMQRCIHRAVFMTFLRMATHKESKESFITPTVFGEIIYNNFLFDIPKILDLCVLFGKGNSQLLHKMIENIFTQQPCYYGDLDEAVLSVLQVLDTILAKCGLQCEGATAIEPLKLSSSGRPTAMTMSQQDLVDLVLYLCDTCTTIQAFLDIFPAACSTFHCHSFLNRLASFYEVAVPDIEKAVRKRNFDDKSLQEDLWRRVCHARRRMVEMAHLLLQHTCLQPILEGSENIQTFVEELLQHFTTFLPEKRFLLDYDEQFPIADDISLLQQAFPLLDETRTSYLLQGVEDAWDSIGRRRTQYRPQQTHSSAGLTGQGVEGGAGAWGGEMGIREPGEGGETPRGAEAMRDTPHKGDNGAACTISAGELESLLTHIRDLLPDLGEGFLLACLHQYNYSSELVINYILEDRLHPDLDKLDRAMPRPVKEELPPVLSTRSNVFDDDEFDIFNRDQVDMTRVWKGRRKGESVRDLLNDKQHIAEQKERYLTYETVVDEVIVTPSESGDVYNLNDYDDEYDDTYDINQVGANDLDGDSNLLNRRPFTIPQVLRQGGRPQMQEENVEEEEDEKDGAVKRDQFVQDPALLRERAEARRATMQHRKGYRPEPARERDVVGKPKGQGQSTETLLDRRKKEAHKSRGANHNRRAMSDRKRNKGMIPS; translated from the exons ATGGCGTGTGCAATGATACCGCTTGATGAGCAACAGGTGACAGAGGCTACTGGGCCTCTGGGAAAGGAGCGCACCCTGCCAGCCCTG CATCCAGACAGGAAGGAGGAGCGGTGTTTTGTGACTTATAAGCCCCCTCCTGAGGACAGCTCCCCCGCTCAGGTGGAGGAGTACCTGGAGCATGGCAAGTTCATCACTGAGGACCTAGACTGGCTGCTGGCCCTGCGACATGACAAGTTCTGGTGCCAG GTGGTGTTTGATGAGTCATTGCAGAAGTGTCTAGATTCCTACCTACGCCACTCCCCTCGGGGATTAGACCCCTCCTCCTTGCCCTCCTCCCCGGCTGTTGCTGACATGCAGCGCTGCATCCACCGAGCCGTCTTTATGACCTTCCTCAGAATGGCCACGCACAAGGAGTCCAAG gaGAGCTTTATAACTCCGACTGTGTTCGGAGAGATCATTTACAACAACTTCCTGTTCGACATTCCCAAGATCCTGGACCTGTGTGTTCTGTTTGGGAAAGGAAACTCCCAGCTGCTCCATAAGATGATAG AAAACATCTTCACCCAGCAGCCGTGTTACTATGGAGACCTGGATGAGGCGGTTCTCTCAGTCCTACAG GTGTTGGACACTATCCTTGCTAAGTGTGGTCTCCAGTGTGAAGGAGCTACTGCCATCGAGCCTCTGAAGCTCAGCTCATCCGGCCGACCCACCGCCATGACCATGAGTCAACAG GACCTAGTGGATTTGGTGCTGTATCTGTGTGACACCTGTACCACCATCCAGGCCTTCCTGGACATCTTCCCTGCTGCCTGCTCCACCTTTCACTGTCACAGCTTCCTCAACAG ACTAGCCTCATTCTACGAGGTGGCTGTGCCTGACATAGAGAAGGCTGTGAGGAAAAGAAACTTTGACGACAAGAG TCTCCAGGAGGACCTGTGGAGGAGGGTGTGTCATGCccggaggaggatggtggagatggCACACCTGCTGCTACAACACACCTGCCTACAGCCCATACTAGAGGG CTCAGAGAACATTCAGACATTTGTGGAGGAACTCCTGCAGCATTTCACTACTTTCCTACCAGAGAAGAG GTTCCTATTGGACTACGATGAGCAGTTCCCCATAGCTGATGATATCAGTCTTCTACAGCAGGCCTTCCCTCTCCT AGATGAGACTAGGACATCATATCTGCTCCAGGGGGTGGAGGATGCCTGGGACAGCATCGGCCGGAGGAGAACCCAGTACAGACCCCAGCAGACACACTCCTCTGCCGGGCTGACTGGCCAGGGAGTAGAGGGTGGGGCAGGGGCctgggggggagagatggggatcAGAGAGCCAGGGGAAGGAGGGGAGACCCCCAGAGGAGCAGAGGCCATGCGGGATACGCCCCATAAAGGAGACAAC GGTGCTGCGTGTACGATCAGTGCGGGGGAGCTGGAGTCTCTGTTAACCCACATCAGAGACCTGCTACCAGACCTGGGAGAGGGATTTCTGCTGGCCTGTCTCCACCAGTACAACTACAGCTCTGAATTGGTCATTAACTACATCCTAGAGGACAGACTACACCCTGACCTGGACAAACTGGACAGAGCCATGCCCAG gcctgtAAAGGAGGAGCTTCCTCCTGTACTCAGCACCAGATCCAACGTGTTTGACGATGATGAGTTTGATATCTTCAACAGAGACCAGGTGGACATGACTCGGGTCTGGAAGGGCCGGAG GAAAGGAGAGAGTGTGCGGGACCTGCTTAATGACAAGCAGCACATAGCAGAGCAGAAGGAACGCTACCTGACCTATGagactgtggtggatgaggtcaTCGTGACTCCCAGCGAATCAGGAGACGTCTACAATCTGAACGATTATGATGATGAGTATGATGACACATATGACATCAACCAAGTAGGAGCCAATGATCTGGACGGAGACTCCAACCTGCTCAATCGCAG GCCGTTCACCATCCCTCAGGTCCTACGACAGGGAGGCAGACCACAGATGCAGGAGGAGAacgtagaggaggaagaggatgagaag GATGGCGCTGTGAAGAGAGACCAGTTTGTTCAGGACCCAGCTCTGCTGCGAGAGAGGGCAGAGGCCAGGAGAGCTACCATGCAACACAGGAAGGG gtACCGTCCGGAgcctgccagagagagagacgtggtgGGTAAACCTAAAGGCCAGGGCCAGTCAACAGAGACCCTTCTGGACCGACGCAAGAAGGAGGCCCACAAGAGCAGGGGAGCCAACCACAACCGCAGGGCTATGTCTGACCGCAAGAGGAACAAAGGAATGATCCCCTCCTGA
- the rnf215 gene encoding RING finger protein 215 isoform X2 has product MSASCCYFTVVFLVSAPSFLSCLLVTGAQVALVEVLLIERPDVSTVLQGEVLEANWESSSVPEKHNQQQEHDLEGDLILVQDEEPQVSRGKGGGVQAKDQEPWIGVVPVKVEESKASTAGNSQESFAAAVVNKMDLSQVLSKPVIVIQTSENVTKLIGALLRGLHATVKITYKTILQDNLGATLTLWSTCGLSRGGLYGEWQGVICTGETNSQVQKYLHQLWNTVLLVALILCTGVIVQARWQYQDNQLNDDLELPKQDILKRLSSLKTRMYRQPKPWCDPAQLETDNCAVCLEQFNNNQCLRVLPCLHEFHRDCVDPWLLLQHTCPLCKRSILSNLCRDS; this is encoded by the exons ATGTCTGCAAGCTGCTGCTATTTTACCGTGGTGTTTCTGGTCTCGGCTCCTTCGTTCTTGTCGTGTCTGCTAGTTACGGGCGCTCAGGTCGCCTTGGTCGAGGTTCTGCTGATAGAACGTCCAGATGTCAGCACCGTTCTACAAGGCGAGGTGCTCGAAGCGAACTGGGAAAGCAGCAGCGTACCCGAAAAACACAATCAACAACAAGAGCATGATCTCGAAGGGGACCTCATATTA GTGCAGGATGAGGAGCCGCAGGTGAGCCGGGGCAAAGGTGGGGGTGTCCAAGCCAAAGACCAGGAGCCATGGATAGGTGTGGTGCCtgtcaaagtggaggagagcAAAGCTTCCACTGCTGGGAACAGCCAGGAATCCTTTGCTGCTGCCGTTGTCAATAAA ATGGATCTGTCCCAAGTCCTCTCTAAGCCAGTCATTGTCATCCAGACATCAGAAAATGTTACCAAGCTTATCGGAGCACTCCTCAG GGGCCTTCATGCTACTGTGAAAATCACATACAAGACTATTCTACAGGACAACTTG GGGGCCACCCTGACGTTGTGGTCCACGTGCGGTCTCTCCAGAGGCGGTCTGTATGGAGAGTGGCAGGGGGTCATCTGCACCGGAGAGACCAACTCGCAGGTCCAG AAATACCTGCATCAGCTGTGGAACACGGTCCTACTGGTGGCTCTGATCCTATGTACAGGGGTCATAGTTCAGGCTCGATGGCAGTACCAGGACAACCAACTCAATGACGACCTGGAG TTACCAAAACAGGACATCCTGAAGAGACTGTCTTCCCTGAAGACCAGGATGTACCGGCAGCCCAAACCGTGGTGTGACCCAGCGCAGCTAGAGACAGACAActgtgctgtctgtctggaacAGTTCAACAACAACCAG TGTCTTCGCGTGCTGCCCTGCCTCCATGAGTTCCACAGGGACTGTGTGGATCCGTGGTTGCTCCTGCAGCACACCTGTCCTCTGTGTAAACGCAGCATACTTA GTAACCTCTGTAGAGACAGCTAA